One region of Citrus sinensis cultivar Valencia sweet orange chromosome 6, DVS_A1.0, whole genome shotgun sequence genomic DNA includes:
- the LOC102611499 gene encoding IQ domain-containing protein IQM3 yields MEVVETQALSNFDLQSRSPCSSYMAIPPSDNHPQHSVIDAPGDVCSESRAAVKLQKVYRGYRTRRRLADSAVVAEELWWRAIDFARLSHSTVSFFNFSKPESVASRWNRVTLNASKVGKGLSKDSKAQKLAFQHWIEAIDPRHRYGHNLHYYYEEWRKTDAGQPFFYWLDIGDGKDVDLKDCPISKLRQQCIEYLGPQEREHYEYVVVDGRIIHKKTGDFLDTQHGGKYIFVTSTSKKLYAGVKKKGIFHHSSFLAGGATIAAGRLVAEHGVLKTISAYSGHYRPTEDRLHSFLSFLKENGVNMDEVEVEKAGEEYSDSYCDGKTIGVESGVQASANSESTDPEMPKDEEENLPTKPSEAKQETKCNYERTLSGGLQSPRADVPKKSILQRINSKKAVNSYQLGHQLSLKWTTGAGPRIGCVADYPVELRVQALEFVNLSPRTPHTPPTPVYYKQITSPTSPAAHPIPDVTNSHATSDP; encoded by the exons ATGGAGGTTGTGGAGACGCAAGCCTTGTCGAACTTCGATCTCCAGTCGAGGTCTCCGTGCTCTTCTTACATGGCCATTCCGCCTTCGGACAACCACCCCCAACATTCGGTCATAGACGCGCCTGGAGACGTTTGTAGTGAGTCACGTGCGGCGGTTAAGCTACAGAAGGTCTACAGGGGTTATCGCACCCGGCGTAGGTTAGCTGATTCCGCTGTTGTTGCTGAAGAGCTCTG GTGGCGAGCGATAGATTTTGCTCGGTTGAGCCACAGTACGGTGTCGTTCTTTAATTTCTCGAAGCCAGAGAGTGTTGCTTCAAGATGGAATCGGGTTACCTTAAATGCTTCCAAG gtGGGTAAGGGACTGTCAAAAGACTCAAAAGCACAAAAACTGGCTTTTCAGCATTGGATTGAAGCT ATTGATCCGCGGCATCGGTATGGGCACAATTTGCATTACTATTATGAAGAATGGCGTAAAACTGATGCTGGTCAACCATTTTTCTACTG GTTGGATATAGGAGATGGCAAAGATGTTGATCTCAAAGACTGTCCAATATCAAAGCTTCGACAACAGTGCATCGAATATTTAGGGCCT CAAGAGAGGGAACATTATGAATATGTTGTTGTCGATGGGAGGATTATTCACAAAAAGACTGGAGATTTTCTGGATACACAGCATGGAGGCAAGTATATATTCGTTACGAGCACCTCAAAGAAACTCTATGCTGGTGTG aaaaagaaaggaataTTCCACCATTCGAGTTTCTTGGCTGGAGGAGCTACTATAGCAGCTGGAAGGCTTGTGGCAGAGCATGGAGTTCTTAAG ACAATCTCCGCATATAGCGGCCATTATCGGCCAACAGAGGACAGGCTTCATAGCTTTTTATCCTTTCTCAAGGAAAATGGAGTGAACATGGATGAAGTTGAG GTAGAAAAAGCTGGTGAAGAGTATTCTGATAGTTACTGTGATGGCAAAACTATTGGAGTTGAAAGTGGAGTGCAAGCGTCAGCAAACTCGGAATCTACTGATCCTGAAATGCCTAAGGATGAGGAGGAAAATCTTCCCACAAAACCATCTGAAGCAAAACAAGAGACAAAATGTAACTATGAAAGGACTCTATCTGGCGGTCTTCAGAGCCCGAGGGCTGATGTGCCTAAAAAATCCATATTGCAAAGGATCAATTCCAAGAAGGCGGTTAATTCATATCAATTAGGACATCAGCTCTCGCTTAAGTGGACGACCGGAGCTGGGCCAAGAATCGGCTGTGTTGCTGACTATCCCGTTGAATTGAGAGTACAGGCATTGGAGTTTGTTAACCTATCTCCAAGAACTCCGCACACGCCTCCAACACCAGTTTATTACAAGCAGATCACCAGTCCGACGTCACCTGCAGCTCATCCCATACCAGATGTGACTAATAGTCATGCCACCTCAGACCCGTGA